The DNA segment GCATTAGAGATTGCAAAGAGTAATGCAGTTAATCTAAATCTTTCAGATAGAATAAAATTTTTAAAAGGTAATTTATTTGAACCATTACCTTCAAATCTAAAACTTTCATTCGATTTAATTATTAGTAATCCTCCATATGTCCCAATTTCAAAGTTCAAAGAACTTCAACCTGAAATTAGAGAATATGAACCTGAAAATGCTTTACTTGGTGGCGAAGATGGACTTTTTTACTACAGAGAAATAATTTCAAAATCTCTGAATTTTTTGAAGAAAAATGGATATCTTCTTTTAGAAATTGGATATAATCAATCTGAAAAAATTAGGAAAATCGTAGAAGATATAAATACCAAACCTCAATTTTTATCCAATAATCAAAAATGTAGAGAAATAAAGGGAATTGCACAAGATATTAAGAGTCAATCTCAATTTTTCTTAAAAAAACAAAAACATGAAAAAAATAAAAGATATAAAATAATAGAAATAATTAAAGATTTATCAGAAATAGATAGAGTAATTGTTCTTCAAAAAGAAAAATAAAAATTCACATTAAAAATAAAATAACAATTTGTAAAGAAATGGCAGAAATTTTAAAAATTGATGAAAAAAAACCTTTTGCTGGTAAACTTAAAGATGCTTTAAAGTTTTTAAAAAATGGAGAAGTTATTGCTATTCCCACTGATACATTGTATGGCTTAGCTGCATTATTAGGTGACGAGAAAGCAGTAAAAGAGGTTTATAAAATCAAAAAAAGAGATATAAAAAATCCAATTCCAATTCTTATTCATTCCTTACCCTCCTTAGATTTGTATGCCAGGGAAATACTACCCTATGCTAAAAATCTTGCAAAAATGTTTTGGCCAGGTCCTCTGACCATGATATTTAAACCTACCCAATTAGTTCCAGCAATTATCTGTGGGGGAAGAGATGGTGTTGGTATTAGAGTTCCAGCTAACAAAATTGTAAATTTTCTTACAAGTAAAGTGGGTGCAATAACGGGTACAAGTGCTAACTTAAGTGAAGGAGCTGATCCAATTAATGCTCAAATAGTAAATAAACAAATTGGAAGAAAAATAAAGTTAATTATTTGTACTGGTCCTTCATTGCTAAAGAAAAGCTCAACTGTCATTGATGTAAGAGAAAAATTTCCTAAATTAATTAGAGAGGGAGTAATACCCTGGCCAAAAATTATTTCCTCAATGTTTTAAAAAGAAAACCCATAGTGTATACTTATTTTTTAATAAGAAAGGAAAATAAAAGTAACATCTTAAAATTTGTTCAAAATTGATTGAGGTGAGATGAAGAAAATAGTAATTGGTAGTGATCATGGTGGATATGCTCTTAAAGGGGCAATAATAAATCATCTAAAAAAGAAAAAGTATGAAGTAATCGATGTTGGTACATATTCAGAAGATAGGGTTGATTATCCTGATTTTGCAGAAAAAGCTGCCAGAATGGTCGCTTCTAAGGAAGTAAAGATGGGAATATTGATATGTAAAACTGGAATTGGAATGTGTATTTCTGCAAATAAGATTAAGGGTATAAGGGCAGCAAATGTTCATGACATTGATACAGCTAAGTTAAGCAAAGAGCACAATAATGCAAATATAATAACATTGGGTAGTGTAGTCTTAGAACCTGAAGAGGCAATAGAAGTAGTAGAAAGTTGGCTTAATGCCAAGTTTGTAGGAGGTAGGCATAAAAGGAGGATTAAGAAAATCTCAAAATTAGAACTTGAAAACTAAAAAATCTAATCAGAAGTAGGGCAAGGCTTTAGCCTTGCTTAATAATGCAACCCTAAAGGGTTGCCCTACATTAATTTATTTTAAATAAATAAAATAATAAGAAATTTTAAGAAATCTTGGAAAGGAAGTGATAAATTGGAACCTATAATTATTGATCACCCACTTGTAAAACATAAGTTAGGGGTACTTAGAAATGAGGACACAAAGTCAAAGGAATTTAGAGAAATTGTAGAAGAATTAACGATTATTTTAATGTATGAAGCTACCAAAGATATCCCTACAATTAAATATAATGTAAAAACCCCGCTTATTGATACTGAAGTTGAGAAAATCAAAGCTTCAAATTTAGTTATTATACCCATCATAAGAGCGGGATTGGGTATGTTAAATGGAGCCTTGAAGTTAATACCTGGAGCAAGAGTCGGGCATTTAGGTATTTATCGGGATGAGAAGACACTACAGCCAGTAAGTTATTATATGAAATCACCAAAGTTAAGGAAGGAAGATACTATATTTATCATCGATCCCATGTTTGCAACTGGAGGTTCAATGGTTATGGCCATTGATTATCTCAAGAAAAATGGTGCCAAGAAAATCAAACTTTTAAGCATTGTTTCAGCTCCGGAAGGGATAGAAAAATTAAACAAACATCATCCAGATGTAAAGATAATTACTTGCGCAATAGATTCTCACTTAAATAAATATGGTTATATAATACCTGGTTTGGGTGATGCAGGTGATAGGCTCTATAATATTCAACCTGAAAAAGAAATAAAATAAAAATTATTGGAAACTTTGGGTATACATTCTCCCTTCCCATTCGTTACACTCGAGGGTCGATTCCCCTCCCTTAATGGGAGGGGGTAGGGGGAGGGTTGAATATGTTTTCGAAAGTATACTACAAAGCTTATATTTGAATTTTTAAAAATTTAAATAATTGTTAATTAAGCTTTAAAAATTATGAACAATAAAAGACCTCCATGGAATGAATATTTTATGAGTATAGCAAAATTAGTCTCAAGTAGGTCAA comes from the Actinomycetota bacterium genome and includes:
- the prmC gene encoding peptide chain release factor N(5)-glutamine methyltransferase gives rise to the protein MIKNNISIKDAIKKAINFLKEKNIESPRITSEILISHILSIPKTKLYLKLDDFISKDEFEKFWSLVVARSNNIPIQYLTQEVSFLDLKLFIEEGVFIPRPETEILAQKAISILKNMEVNDSSQLLKESLKLSGDKKIFVLDIGTGCGAIGLAIVNKISNCFVYATDINEKALEIAKSNAVNLNLSDRIKFLKGNLFEPLPSNLKLSFDLIISNPPYVPISKFKELQPEIREYEPENALLGGEDGLFYYREIISKSLNFLKKNGYLLLEIGYNQSEKIRKIVEDINTKPQFLSNNQKCREIKGIAQDIKSQSQFFLKKQKHEKNKRYKIIEIIKDLSEIDRVIVLQKEK
- the rpiB gene encoding ribose 5-phosphate isomerase B, whose amino-acid sequence is MKKIVIGSDHGGYALKGAIINHLKKKKYEVIDVGTYSEDRVDYPDFAEKAARMVASKEVKMGILICKTGIGMCISANKIKGIRAANVHDIDTAKLSKEHNNANIITLGSVVLEPEEAIEVVESWLNAKFVGGRHKRRIKKISKLELEN
- a CDS encoding threonylcarbamoyl-AMP synthase, producing MAEILKIDEKKPFAGKLKDALKFLKNGEVIAIPTDTLYGLAALLGDEKAVKEVYKIKKRDIKNPIPILIHSLPSLDLYAREILPYAKNLAKMFWPGPLTMIFKPTQLVPAIICGGRDGVGIRVPANKIVNFLTSKVGAITGTSANLSEGADPINAQIVNKQIGRKIKLIICTGPSLLKKSSTVIDVREKFPKLIREGVIPWPKIISSMF
- the upp gene encoding uracil phosphoribosyltransferase; its protein translation is MEPIIIDHPLVKHKLGVLRNEDTKSKEFREIVEELTIILMYEATKDIPTIKYNVKTPLIDTEVEKIKASNLVIIPIIRAGLGMLNGALKLIPGARVGHLGIYRDEKTLQPVSYYMKSPKLRKEDTIFIIDPMFATGGSMVMAIDYLKKNGAKKIKLLSIVSAPEGIEKLNKHHPDVKIITCAIDSHLNKYGYIIPGLGDAGDRLYNIQPEKEIK